The Oryzihumus leptocrescens DNA window GGGCGGACCCAGACGATGCCGCTGGCGGTCTACCTCGCCCTGGAGAGCGACCCCGAGGCGGCGATCGCGCTGTCGCTGGTGCTGCTCGTGGTGTCCGTGGTCATCCTCGCGGTGCTGCGTGACCGGTGGCTGCGGGCGGGGAGCACGGCGTGAGCGTGGATTCACGTGAAACCTCCGCCGCCCTCGAGGTCGACGGGGTGGTCGAGCGCGGCGGCTTCCGGCTGGCCGTCTCGGCCACGGTCGAGCCGGGGGAGGTGCTCGGCGTCCTGGGCCCCAACGGTGCCGGCAAGTCGACGCTGCTGCGGGCCCTCGCCGGGCTGACCGTGCTGGCCGCCGGGACGATCCGCCTCGGCGGCACGCTGCTCGACGGCGAGCACCTGTTCGTCCCACCGGAGCAGCGGCCGGTCGGGCTGGTGTTCCAGAGCTACCGGCTCTTCCCGCACCTGAGCGTGCTGGACAACGTGGCGTTCGCGCCGCGGTCCCGGGGCCTGGGCCGGCGCCGGTCCCGGGAGGTGGCCCGCGGCTGGCTGGAGCGGCTCGACCTGGCCGAGCTGGCCGACCGGCGGCCCGCGCAGGTGTCCGGTGGGCAGGCGCAGCGCGTCGCCCTGGCCCGGGCCCTGGCCGCCGAGCCCGGGCTGCTGCTGCTCGACGAGCCGCTGTCGGCGCTCGACGCCGGCACCCGCCTCGATGTGCGCACCCTGCTGCGCCGGCACCTGGAGTTCTTCGCCGGCCCGGTGCTCGTGGTGACCCACGATCCGCTCGAGGCGATGGTGCTGTGCGACCGGCTGCTGGTCATCGAGGGCGGCCGGGTGGTCCAGCAGGGCACCCCCGCGTCGGTGGCACGGCACCCGGCGACGGAGTACGTCGCGCGCCTGGTCGGACTCAACCTGTATGCAGGGCGGCTCGACCCCGACCGCGGCAGCGTCGCGCTCGACGGTGGTGGGGACCTCGCGGTGACGCCCACCGCCGAGGCGCGGGGCTCGAACCGGGTGCTGGTGGGGCTGCGCCCCTCGGCGATCACGGTGCACACCGTGCGGCCCGAGCACGCCAGCGTGCGCAACGTGTGGGCCGGCACCATCGAGAGCCTGGAGCTGCTCACCGACCGGGTGCGGGTCAACGTCGAGGGCACGCCGTCGGCGCTGGTGGACGTCACGCCCGGGGCCGTGGCCGAGCTCGGGCTCGGGCCGGGGCAGGCCGTGTGGCTGTCGGCCAAGGCGACCGAGACCGACGCCTACCCCGAGTCGGCGAGCACCCGGCATACCGCCGAGGTGTCCTGAGCCTGGCGCCGGTGCGGGGGGTGCGCCGGTGGCTGAAAGCAGGCCTCGCTGTTTGCTCTGGGGGCGTACCGTCAGAGGTGCGGCCGGGTTCCGGCGGCGCGGAGCCGGTCGAGACCGGCGGAAGAAGGTGTCCCGTGGCTTGCACCAGGTTCGTGCCGTGACCTCCACCGCTCCCCGGCCGGGGCGGACCGTGGCCACCGACGAGGTCCTGGCGATGCTCATGCGCGAGGTGCAGCAGGCGCGCCAGGCCTGGGCCGACGAGCGCTGCGAAGCCCGCCACGGCGGGGCGCCCATCGAGTCACCCGCCCGTGTCCGGCTCCTGGCCGCACTCGAGGCGTATGCCGCGGCGCTGGAGTCGCGCCACCTTCCCTTGCCGCCCTCGATCCGGGACGAACTGCGGCTGCGGCGCGGCGTCCGCGGCGACCAGCCCTACCGCGCTCCCTAGGAACCGGGAGTGGCGTCGCCCCCGGGACGGACGAGGCTCGGGTGCGGTGGGCGCAGTGTTGCCAGCGCGGCCGCAGGAGGGTGGCGTCAGGCACGAACGGTGCCACGCCGGGTTCGGCGGGCGTTCAGGCGGAGCTGCGTGATCCGGGCTACCCCGGCGATCGCCACCACCACGCCCCCACCGACGGCCGCGATCAGCAGGGCCATCCCCAGCGGGATGGTGCCGCTCAGACCGAGGAAGTGGACTTCGACCTTCGTCGTGTTCTGCAGCATGAAGGCGATCAGCATGATCAGGAGGACGAGTGCGGCTGCAATGGCCACCCAGACGGCACTCGCTCGAGTGAGCCGAGGGGCACGCGTTTCGGTCCGGGCCTCGTCTCCGGTCGCAGGTGTCTCGGTTGCTCCCTCATCAGCTGGCCCCGGGGGAGGAGTGGCTGCCGCCATGATCTGACCCCTCCTCCCAGCTCCGCGTCCGCAGCGGCGGGACGCTCCCATGGTCATCCCAGGCACCCGTCACCACAAGAACCGAGCGGTGATGGGACCTCCCGCTGCAGGTCGCTGCTGCCAGGGACACGAAAGAGGCCCCTCTCCGCTGTGGGGAAGGGCCTCTGTCCTGGGGTGGAGGCGAGGGGACTCGAACCCCTAACCCCCTGCTTGCAAAGCAGGTGCGCTACCAATTGCGCCACGCCCCCGAGGGGTTGTCTTCAGTTGTGGATGAGCCTGTGGAAAAGCCTGTTCACAACGTCCCAGGCTGGTCGGTCGCCTCGGCCCACAGCTCCTGCTCGGCCTTCTGGGCCTTGAGCTTCTTCTGGATCGCCAGGGCGCCGAAGACGGTGGCCAGCAGCAGCAGGAACTTCTTCACGAGCCGACTCCTCCAGCGGGACCGGGGATGTGATGGTGGGCCTAACAGGACTTGAACCTGTGGCCTCTTCCTTATCAGGGAAGCGCTCTAACCGACTGAGCTATAGGCCCCTACTCATCCACACTGCAGGCTCGGCGGGAGCCCGCCGGGGCCTTGCGACGCCCGA harbors:
- a CDS encoding TOBE domain-containing protein, producing MVLCDRLLVIEGGRVVQQGTPASVARHPATEYVARLVGLNLYAGRLDPDRGSVALDGGGDLAVTPTAEARGSNRVLVGLRPSAITVHTVRPEHASVRNVWAGTIESLELLTDRVRVNVEGTPSALVDVTPGAVAELGLGPGQAVWLSAKATETDAYPESASTRHTAEVS
- a CDS encoding lipopolysaccharide assembly protein LapA domain-containing protein, which gives rise to MAIAAALVLLIMLIAFMLQNTTKVEVHFLGLSGTIPLGMALLIAAVGGGVVVAIAGVARITQLRLNARRTRRGTVRA
- a CDS encoding DLW-39 family protein; the protein is MKKFLLLLATVFGALAIQKKLKAQKAEQELWAEATDQPGTL